One Aegilops tauschii subsp. strangulata cultivar AL8/78 chromosome 7, Aet v6.0, whole genome shotgun sequence genomic window carries:
- the LOC109755785 gene encoding protein LATERAL BRANCHING OXIDOREDUCTASE 1 — MADAEPWKTVKIPPIVQELATGVQEPPSRYVIAEHNRPAVAGSEMPDPIPIVDLSRLSDNCADEVAKLRSALENWGLFLAVGHGMEPSFLGEVMGVARDFFKLPLEEKQKYSNLVNGNEVRIEGYGNDMVVSEKQILDWCDRLYIIVEPENRRIYSLWPTQPPSFRDILSEYTVRCRKIANLFLQNLAKLLDLHEDYFVNMFDENALTYARLNYYPNCPKPDHVFGMKPHTDASVITIVFIDDNVSGLQLQKDGVWYNIPILPNALLVNVGDVMEIMSNGFFKSPIHRVVTNAEKERLSLVMFYTMNPEKEIEPLSELVDEKRPRRYRKTTTNDYIAQLFETFARGTLAIDTVKI, encoded by the exons ATGGCTGATGCAGAGCCATGGAAGACAGTCAAGATACCCCCGATTGTGCAGGAGCTGGCGACCGGTGTGCAGGAGCCACCGAGCCGGTATGTGATCGCTGAGCACAACCGCCCCGCCGTGGCTGGTTCTGAGATGCCCGATCCCATACCCATCGTCGATCTCAGCCGGCTGTCTGACAACTGTGCTGATGAGGTTGCCAAGCTGCGGTCCGCCTTGGAGAACTGGGGCCTGTTCCTG GCTGTTGGGCATGGAATGGAGCCAAGTTTTCTTGGTGAGGTGATGGGAGTGGCTAGGGATTTTTTCAAGCTCCCACTGGAAGAGAAGCAGAAGTACTCGAACCTGGTGAACGGCAATGAAGTCAGGATCGAGGGTTACGGGAACGACATGGTCGTATCTGAGAAGCAGATCCTGGACTGGTGTGACCGTCTCTACATCATAGTGGAACCTGAGAATCGAAGAATCTACAGCTTGTGGCCAACACAGCCTCCATCCTTCAG AGATATTCTGAGTGAGTACACGGTCAGGTGCCGTAAGATCGCCAACCTTTTCCTCCAGAACCTGGCCAAGCTACTAGATTTACACGAGGACTACTTCGTCAACATGTTCGACGAGAATGCCTTGACATACGCCAGGTTAAACTACTATCCTAACTGTCCAAAGCCGGACCACGTCTTCGGCATGAAGCCCCACACCGATGCCTCGGTGATCACAATCGTCTTCATCGATGATAATGTCAGCGGGCTCCAGCTTCAGAAAGATGGCGTCTGGTACAACATACCCATTCTTCCGAATGCATTACTCGTGAACGTGGGAGATGTAATGGAG ATAATGAGCAATGGATTCTTCAAGAGCCCGATTCACAGGGTTGTGACCAATGCAGAGAAAGAGAGGCTATCTTTGGTGATGTTCTACACGATGAACCCGGAGAAGGAGATTGAGCCACTGTCAGAGCTGGTGGATGAGAAAAGACCGAGGCGGTACAGGAAGACAACGACTAATGACTACATAGCACAACTCTTCGAAACTTTTGCTAGGGGGACACTAGCTATCGACACGGTGAAGATCTGA
- the LOC123494858 gene encoding uncharacterized protein: MRSGDVVMRLARGRRHVPSPHGGKVFVTDMCGRHPCHLVDPFTGERTPLPDLPIPLSEEEPTPVLGTDRSEPRYRLSTDDGFAWDWSPHGVMVARGDTVFFCKAGGDEWTPVHRSSHGSAMTVNYRGGFFFVLEELSLRTAVIDAETLDRSAEIDPPPRAGGVHLAFLVTSTDNVLLLLSRDGYRSTFTHAYRAHRPRQDGPVQWEQVKSIGDRAVFVDGAHGFTVRAGGRVRRNCVYVSKTVELDDDGGMARVVAVSPLNDLRKVAMAEGGEALRRCKVEPVWGTSHWIMCNHGPSPSLGTNSSNLAL; encoded by the coding sequence ATGCGCAGCGGCGACGTCGTGATGCGGCTGGCGCGCGGCCGCCGGCACGTGCCGTCCCCGCACGGAGGGAAGGTGTTCGTCACCGACATGTGCGGCCGCCACCCGTGCCACCTCGTCGACCCGTTCACGGGCGAGCGGACGCCGCTCCCCGACCTGCCCATcccgctctccgaggaggagcCGACGCCGGTGCTCGGGACTGACCGGAGCGAGCCCCGGTACCGCCTGTCGACCGACGACGGGTTCGCGTGGGACTGGTCGCCGCACGGCGTCATGGTTGCGCGCGGCGACACGGTGTTCTTCTGCAAGGCGGGAGGCGACGAGTGGACGCCGGTGCACCGGTCGAGCCACGGCTCGGCCATGACCGTGAACTACCGCGGCGGCTTCTTCTTCGTGCTCGAGGAGCTGTCGCTGCGCACCGCCGTCatcgacgccgagaccctggaccGCTCCGCCGAGATCGAcccgccgcctcgcgccggcggCGTCCACCTGGCGTTCCTCGTGACCTCCACCGACAACGTGCTCCTGCTGCTGAGCCGCGACGGGTACAGGTCGACCTTCACCCACGCGTACCGCGCGCACAGGCCGCGGCAGGACGGGCCCGTCCAGTGGGAGCAGGTGAAGAGCATCGGCGACCGCGCGGTGTTCGTCGACGGCGCGCACGGCTTCACCGTCCGCGCCGGCGGGCGCGTGAGGAGGAACTGTGTGTACGTGTCCAAGACCGTGGAGCTGGACGACGATGGCGGCATGGCGCGCGTCGTCGCCGTGTCTCCGCTGAACGACCTGAGGAAGGTGGCGATGGCGGAGGGAGGCGAGGCGCTAAGACGCTGCAAGGTAGAGCCGGTGTGGGGAACATCGCATTGGATCATGTGTAACCATGGACCGTCGCCATCGTTAGGGACAAATAGTAGCAATCTAGCATTATAG